The Thermacetogenium phaeum DSM 12270 genome segment AGAGGGGAGCCACTCCAGCACATCCTCTTTGGTTACCGTTAGGTCCTTGAAATTCGAGAAGTAAAAGATTTGAGTTTCGAGGCTGTTTTTTTGAACAATTTTCGTTTTGGAGACAAAGACGCCGTTCTCATAATCCTGTAAGATGCTTTCATCGGTCTCGCCGCTGGTATCGACCACAATAATGTTCCTGCTGCCGCCTCTCTCGTCTTCTAAGATCAACGGCATCTCCCCGAAGACCTGCAACTCCCCGTTTTTTAACAGAAAATCCGGTGCTTCCCTGCTGAACTTTTCGGCCAACCTGTCAACTTCCCTGTTAAAATCATAGACGAAGGAGAGCAGCACCGGTGTGCCCAGAAGGAGCACGAGTAAAACCAGGTAGCCGATTACCCGTCTCCAGGGATGGCCGGCAAAATTCCGGTATGCAGAAAAATTGACGGCACTGTCGTTCATGTCCTTAAAAAAACCCCTACGGTGCCCCTTGGAGAAATCATCCACTTGTGTTACCCCCTCTTGCTGATCACCCGTCATTGAAGAGGCCGGAGGTCAGCCGGCGACCTGCAAGATCCCAATGGAATGCTGCAATTCAGTGATGGGTGCCTTCCACCACCCGGACGCCCTTCTTTTCAATGATCCTTTTTATCTCCTCCTTGTGCGGGCAGCGGGGATAGTCATCCTCAAGCATCATGCAGGAGGAGAGATGCACCACATTCAGACCGTGCGGGAGCAGCTTTTCCACCAGCCGCCGCCCCCGTTGCCGGGGGCCCGGGAACCCTCGCAATGGACGCCTGCGGACAGGCACCTGCAACACAGCAACACCATATATTTTACTATAAATTTTTCCGAGTTAGCAGCGGCTAACATTGTTTCCCACTGCTATAAAAAGAAGCAAAGGAGGAAAAAGCGGTGCCGGGAAAGCTCTTGCCCCTTTCACAACTTCCGAACGGCGAAACCGGGAGAGTAGCCCACCTCGCAGTCGACGGCCTCATCAGGCGACACCTGATGGATCTGGGGCTGGTGATCGGATCCCACGTAGTAGCGGTCCGCCGCAGCCCCTCGGGGGATCCTACCGCCTTCAATATCAGGGGTGCAATCATTGCCCTGCGCAATGAGGACGCCGGCCGGATCCTGGTACACATCGACTAAAACTGCCGGAGGACAGGAGAATGGGATTAACTTTTCTATCATCCGGGAGCAACGCCCCCATCAAACCCTCCCGGCCGAAGCCCCTCCCCCGGCGGCCGTTAATTGCCCTGGCGGGGAATCCCAATACCGGAAAGAGCACGTTGTTCAACGCCCTGACGGGGCTGAGGCAGCATACCGGCAACTGGCCGGGAAAAACCGTCCTGAAAGCTACGGGGACATATTACTACAGGGACAAAAAGTTTCTCCTGGTGGACCTCCCGGGAACCTATTCCCTGCTGGCAAAATCGGCGGACGAAGAGGTGGCCCGGGATTTCATCTGTTTCGGGCACCCTGACGCCATCGTAGTGGTCACCGATGCCACCAGCCTGGAACGCAACCTGAACCTGGTGCTGCAGGTTATGGAAATCTCCCCGCAAGTCGTGGTCTGCGTCAACCTGATGGATGAGGCCAGGAGAAGAAAGATGCGGGTGGACGTGGAGGCTCTGTCCAGGGAACTGGGAGTCCCCTGCATCCCTACCGCTGCCCGGAACGGTGTCGGGCTCGAAGAGCTGAAAGAAGCCATTTACAACGTAGCGACCGGGAAAATCACCCCCTCCCCCAGGCTGGTCACCTATGCCCCGGAGGTGGAGCAGGCCGCTGCGGAACTTGCGGCGCAGATCCGCCCCTATCTTCCCCGGCGGGTGAATCACCGCTGGGTCGCCCTGCGCCTGCTGGAGGGTGACTATAGCATCGTCGAGGCCATCTGCGGCCACCAGGACGAGGAATCAGAAAAAGCCGCCAGGAGGGAGGTTGCGGCATGGGCTCGCTGACAACTCCCCTCTCCTCGCTGCTTGCAGAAATTGACAAAGAAATATCCCCCGCCCGAAGGCAGGAAATCCGGGACTCCATCGTCGGCAGCATCTACAGCCACGCCGAGGCCATCGCCGCCAGGGTCGTCCACTACCAGGAGCGAAAAATGAGGTGGGACGAGAAAATCGACGATGTGCTCACCTCCCGCCTGCTGGGAGTACCCGTCATGCTCGCCCTGCTGGGATGCATCCTCTGGCTGACCGTCATCGGGGCCAACTACCCCTCACAGGCACTTGCCGCCGGGCTGTTCTGGCTGGAAGAGCGCCTGACCGCGCTTTTTCTGTCGGCCGGCGCTCCCGCCTGGCTGCACGGGGTCCTGGTGTTGGGAATGTACAGAACGCTGGCCTGGGTTGTCTCCGTCATGCTCCCCCCAATGGCCATCTTCTTCCCCTTGTTCACCTTGCTGGAAGACCTGGGATACCTGCCCCGGGTGGCCTTCAACCTGGACCGCTACTTTAAAAAAGCCTGCGCTCACGGTAAGCAGGCCCTCACCATGTGCATGGGCTTCGGCTGCAACGCCGCCGGGGTGACCTCTTGCCGGATCATCGAGTCACCCCGGGAGCGTCTGATCGCCATTCTGACGAACGTCTTTGTTCCCTGCAACGGGCGCTTCCCC includes the following:
- a CDS encoding DUF1189 domain-containing protein gives rise to the protein MDDFSKGHRRGFFKDMNDSAVNFSAYRNFAGHPWRRVIGYLVLLVLLLGTPVLLSFVYDFNREVDRLAEKFSREAPDFLLKNGELQVFGEMPLILEDERGGSRNIIVVDTSGETDESILQDYENGVFVSKTKIVQKNSLETQIFYFSNFKDLTVTKEDVLEWLPSLKLTAVFIVIFGFIYFFLAKLCTAALSGLLCLLFSRLQQRRLTYGQGVKISVYALTIPTLLQALQAVILPGFFAFGLLYYIVLTIYLWFGVQSGGEAA
- a CDS encoding CGGC domain-containing protein, coding for MEKLLPHGLNVVHLSSCMMLEDDYPRCPHKEEIKRIIEKKGVRVVEGTHH
- a CDS encoding FeoA family protein; its protein translation is MPGKLLPLSQLPNGETGRVAHLAVDGLIRRHLMDLGLVIGSHVVAVRRSPSGDPTAFNIRGAIIALRNEDAGRILVHID
- a CDS encoding FeoB small GTPase domain-containing protein, yielding MGLTFLSSGSNAPIKPSRPKPLPRRPLIALAGNPNTGKSTLFNALTGLRQHTGNWPGKTVLKATGTYYYRDKKFLLVDLPGTYSLLAKSADEEVARDFICFGHPDAIVVVTDATSLERNLNLVLQVMEISPQVVVCVNLMDEARRRKMRVDVEALSRELGVPCIPTAARNGVGLEELKEAIYNVATGKITPSPRLVTYAPEVEQAAAELAAQIRPYLPRRVNHRWVALRLLEGDYSIVEAICGHQDEESEKAARREVAAWAR